Below is a genomic region from Lycium ferocissimum isolate CSIRO_LF1 unplaced genomic scaffold, AGI_CSIRO_Lferr_CH_V1 ctg8491, whole genome shotgun sequence.
ATTCAgaattcattttcaaatcaccTATTCAATTTCAAGCTCAAGATCATCCACTCAAGGCAAAACACATTTAAAACTTCAatcttttagaaataaattcAATCCTCCCATAATGGGGCAAAACATGTTCAGTATGATAGTTTAATTTGTctaaggttcgatgcgggcttgaccctacacgtGCATGACCTTATTCAAAATCATCTCACATTCCGAAAATAAATATGAAACAAGCATTCACCAAAATAAAAGTTTTTAGTCATGTTCATATTACAAAGAAGTATTTCAAGACACATGTATTCATCCACACGCATAGAACATGAAGAACATACTTTAATACATTTCAATAAAGTTGTCATGCTTCAAAGAAGATTTTCAAAAtgtagacatacctcaaatccctcTCAAACATAAttcccaaggttcaacaatcactctacaatgcttttagatgataaatattagaactttaattgcttctttcaagttttcgtggaaattttgaaaactagggtttttctaagccttaaatcttgttcttcaaccTTATGGGAATCATTGGTGGATTCTAACCAAATGGTTTACTCTATACTAGTTCAAACTTcaataataatctcataaaagtCAGAAGTCATACATTTTGATAAAATCCCACAAGCCCCTCacttcttctttcctttagttttcaagaatctagggtttgggaagatgaactagtgttaaaGAGTAGTGattttgatgttagattgatgcAGCAATAATGGGAATttatcaagaacttaccttagatgtttttgGGAGGATTTAGGGTTATTCCTCTCAAAAAGTTGTCCAAAAAGGGAGTTCGATGACAGagtaaatataaaaatcacGCCCTGGGGTTTTTATACACGCGGGGCCGATCTGCGGTTAGTTATGCGTCGCAGATGGCTAAGTGGGGACGCACTTCCAAATACACCTTCAAGACATAAACctgaaaaaaaattggatagATATGCGACCAGGAAATGCGTCGTATAAGGGGAAATGCGACCACATAATGGGATCCCCAACGCATATCGGTCCAGCGGACTGCTCTGCGACCTTTACGTAAAACGGTCATAACTCCTTACTTACAGCTCCGTTTGATCTCCACCTTATatcgttggaaagatatttaaAAGATGTACAACTTTAATCAAGAAGGTTTCTCTAATTCTCAGCGGATTTCCACGAAAATGGCCTAGAATACAGACCTACCGAAACTTAGACGAGtttaagaactcttacgaaacttcactacttggtcttgatcttaaatcaactatttccatccaaaatcatcttgataggacttcatatgcctaaaatgtcacattaattCTCATTTAATATATTCACACCTTACCAGGATTCACAGAGTGTTACATTATCACCCACCCCCTTAGGATtattcgtccccgaatgaaagTCTAGAGTTTGCAAGACAAACTTTCCCTTAAAGACCACATAACTACTAACTTCCCAAAGAAAATATGTGATCCTCACAAGGATTCCCTACAATCATATCATCTAAACCAGAACACAAAAGAAGGAATTCACACTTCTAACCAACACGTTATGAGGACCCAATAACCGAAAGGTTTAACACATACGTGTAATAGATAATAGGTGAGGTATCTCTTCTCCATGTCCTCCTCTACCTCCCAAGTTGCTTCTTCAgtattattatttcgccacaaaaCTTTCACTGAAGCCATAGCTTTCAttctcaaccttctaacttgtCGATCTAAGATCCGAACTGGTTTCTCTTCATAAGACAACCCTTTGTTGATTTTGATCTCTTTATGAGTCAAGACATGAGAAGGAACAGGTTTATACAACCTCAACATTGAAATGTGAAACATATGATGCACCATTGCCATCTTAGGCGGCAACttcaactcataagccaccttcCGAATTCTCCTAACAATTTCGTAAGGGTCAATAAAACAAAGCCTAATCTTACCCTTTCTACCAAACCGCATCACTCCCTTCATTGGCAACACTTTTAAGAAGACCTTTTCACCAACAGCAAACTCTAGCTTGAGACGTCTCATATCTGTATAAGACTTATGTGGACTACGAGTACATTTTAAGTCATTGCACGATGAAGTTCACACCACAATTCTTCGTACACGCGAGGTCGAGAGACCCGAAAACTCTATTACGCGggttcaaaccacccaattgaaGATCTACAACTCCTCCCATAAAgtgcttcatacggagccatctgaatactcgattgataactattgttgtacgcaaactctacaAGAGGCAGATGTtcatcccaattgcctccaAAATCAATTGCACATGCTCGTAACATGTCTTCCAGAGTTTGTATAGTTCTCTCTGACTGCCCATCCATCTGAGGTTGAAAGGTAGTGCTCAAGTTcacaaaccttcttggaacgaTTTCCAGAAATGAGCATTGAATTCCATACCTCTGTCAGATATGCCCTATGCAATCTAAAGATTTCCTTCAAATATAAGTTGTCATAATGCGCCACGGTATCCGTTGTTTTCACCTGAAGAAATGAGCTAACTCGATGAGTCTATCCATgataacccaaatagaatcgaACTTGGTCCTTGTGCGGGGTAAACCCACGACAAAGTAAATATTAACcatctcccacttccattgGGGAATCTAGATATTTTGAGCCAAACCACCAGGCCTTTAATGTTCAGCCttcacctgctgacaattcaaacacttaGCTACAAAGTTAGAGATATTTACCTTCATGATCTTCCACCAATAGGGtttctttaaatatttatacatcttggtggatcaCGGATGCACAGAGTATTTAGAGCTATGCACTTCCACCATCAACTCTTGTCGGAGGCCATCAACATTAGGGACACATAAATGCCCTTTCAATCGTAGAACATCGTCATCCGCTCCAACGGTGAATGAAAAGTACTCACCTCTTTCCACTCCATCTCGCAGTATCACCAGAAGTCCATCTTCATATTGCTTAGAGTTAATTCTCTCCAGAATATCATACCGCGCTTGCGTGAACTAACTCCCGATCCTCAGTTTCATCGAGTCAGACTCCAAGACTAGCAAGTCTTCAAATTTCCCTACCTATCGGCATAAGCTGGGCATGCAAATATGCTAGCCTACCCATAGACTTTCTGCTCAAAGCATCAGCAACCACATTCGctttaccaggatgatacaagatgttCAAGTAGTAATCTTTCAACAACGCTAACCATCtcctctgtctgagattcaaCTCTCGCTCTTAAAGATATATTGCAAGCTCTTGTGATCACTGAAGACATCACAGTGCTCCCCGTATAAGTGATGACTCCAAATCTTTAAAGCAAAAACCACAGCAGCCAATTCCAAATCAtaggtcggataattcttctcatgtttcttcAATTGTCACGAAGTGTAGGCAATCACCTTTCCattttgcatcaacacacaatcCAACCCAATtctggaagcatcacaatagactacATAGCCACCAGACCCTGAAGGTAGAGTCAAAACAGAAGCCGAAGTCAACCTTGCCTTAAGCTCTTGAGAGCTCTTTTCTGAGCTTCGAACCATTGAACTTTCGTCTTGAGTCAGTTTTGTCAGTGGTGCGGCTATAGATGAAAAACCTTCTATACGACTTCTGATAGTAACTttccaaacccaagaaactatgaATATCCATCACACTCGTGGGTCTCGGCCAGTCCTTAACTGCCAAAATTTTTTTAGGATCAACCTTAACACCTTCGCTAGACACCACATGGCCTAAGAAAGCCACAAAGTTAAGCCAAAACTAACACTTAAATTTTTTTGCATAAAGCTTATTCTTTTCAAGTGTCTTTaaggtttttctcaagtgaccAGCGTGTTCCTCATGACTTTtcgaatacaccagaatatcatcaataaagatAACAATGAAACGATCAAGAAAAGGTTTGAACACctgattcatcaagtccataaatGCAGCGGGTGCATTAGCCAGACCAAAGGACAATACCAGGAATTCGAAGAGCCCATAAGGAgtacaaaaagttatttttggaatatCCTGCTCCTTTATTTTCAACTGATGATACCCAGACCTGAAGTCAATCTTTGAAAAAAACTTAGCACCCTGGAGTTGGTCGAACaaatcatctatcctaggcaaatggtacttattcttaatggtcaccTTATTAAGTTGACcataatcaacacacattctaagagaaccatctttctttctgacaAACAGGACCGGAGCACCCTAAGGTGAGGTACTTGGTCGAATAAAACTTCTATccagcaagtctttcaattggtatttgaattCTCGTAGCTCTGTCGAATCCATACGATACGGTGGAATAGATATCGGTTAAGTACTAGAAATGACgtcaatcccaaaatcaataactctatcAGGTGGATACCCAAAAGATCTTTTGGAAACACTTCGCGAAATTCACTAACTATAGGAACAGACTCAAATTTGGGTATTATGGCTTGAGTGTCGTTGATGGTAACTAAATGATAGATACACCCCTTCGAAATAATTTATGAGCCTTAAGACatgaaataaacctacctcgaGG
It encodes:
- the LOC132045893 gene encoding uncharacterized protein LOC132045893 codes for the protein MRRLKLEFAVGEKVFLKVLPMKGVMRFGRKGKIRLCFIDPYEIVRRIRKVAYELKLPPKMAMVHHMFHISMLRLYKPVPSHVLTHKEIKINKGLSYEEKPVRILDRQVRRLRMKAMASVKVLWRNNNTEEATWEVEEDMEKRYLTYYLLHVCVKPFGYWVLITCWLEV